Genomic DNA from Setaria italica strain Yugu1 chromosome V, Setaria_italica_v2.0, whole genome shotgun sequence:
AGAAACTTAGATGGCATGCCAGCCTGATCAAAATCCGACGGCTGCAAAAACGAAACGACGTGGCCCAATCACAGCTCGAAAAGTTCACCAGATTTAGGTCCATGGAGATTACAACTTCGAAGGCTTCTTTCTACTCGAGGCTTTCGAGTTCGAGCACGAGATCGCGTGACTTGCCGCTCGCGTCAATACTTGCCAGTAAAATCCATCGGAATCTGGATCGGGATATAACCGCCGAATTCAATGGAAGCTTCCCAGAGTAACAGCTGATCCCTTCCACTTCGGTCAGCGCAGCAAGCAACCCACCCGGCCGCGCCTCCTCGTCCCGCCCCGGGGGCGCACACCGTCGCTGAACGCGCGCCGCCGGGGTTCGCCGCCGCGAGGGCGACGCCGCAGAGGCAGCAGGCTCGCCGGGGAGGAGCGGGGCGATTGGATGTGGTTGGAGGAGGTGAGGGGGAGGGAGCGCGGGGAGCTGCGCGCACGGAGGTTCGAGGCCGCCGCAcgggcgcgccgcgcggcctCACTCGCGCTCTCCAACCGCAAGGAGTTCGCCACCCCGCACCACGGCGCCGTCAACTCGCTCCAGGTccccgcttcttcttcctcgcctccCCGCTCAGTTCAATTAGCCGCAATTAGTTCGTTAACCACTGTCCCAATTCGAAATTGATTTCTTGCTGACGTTATCGAGGAACACATCGAGTCAACACTGGATCGTGGGTCGTTGTTTTGCGATGTGTAGTCGCGTTCGTTGGTGTCTGTTATCTGACAATATGGTCAGGTTGATTTGACAGAGGGGAGGTACCTGCTCTCCGGGGCATCGGATGGGTCGGCCGCTGTATTCGATGTGTTGAACGCGACCGACTGCGAAGCCGGCTTCATAGCGAAGCACAAGCACATACTGCTTGTGGACAAGCAGCACCAGAATGGCCACAAGTTCGCCATCTCTGCGGCCGTTTGGTATCCTGTGGATACCGGGCTGTTCGTCACAGCATCCTTTGATCAATACGTCAAAGTTTGGGATACCAATTCGACTCAAGTGTGTGCCTGGATTTCTCATCACCAGTCTTTCTGTTGCCCCTCCCTGTTTCGGGATACTGATGTTCGTATTTTTGTGTGCATTGTTTTGTTTTCTCAGGTTGTCATGGATTTTAAGATGCCAGGAAAAGTCTTTACTGCAGCCATGTCTCCAATTGCAACAACACAAATGCTCATCGCTACTGGGAGTGCAGATGTTCAGGTCCGTCTGTGTGACATTGCTTCTGGAGCCTTTACCCACACATTGTCCGGTCACCGTGGTTAGTTTCTTTGTGCTAATGTGGTGATAAAAATATGCTTGTTTTGCTTGTATGGTACCTTCTTATCTCCGCCCATCATCTTAGATGGTATCATGTCTTTGGAATGGTCTGCTTCAAGCGAGTGGATTTTGATGAGTGGTGGCTGCGATGGCGCGATACGTTTTTGGGACATTAGACGAGCTGGGTGCTTTCGTGTTCTTGATCAGTCACAGTCTCAGCTTGGAAGGAGGCCTCCTCTTCTTAAAAGCACACCAGAGAATGTAAGTTCACTCTTCCCCGTTGTTATTGTTTGCTGTTCTGTTTGTACTTCGTTCTCAAGAGTATCTGGCCATAGTGCTGAAAAGGAGCTGCTTGCCATCTTCTAGCCATAATTCTAGAGCTATCAACCTTCATCAGATTTTAGTTTACAAATGGGTTCTTTACAGATCTGTTCGTTACACTGGAATTCGATAGCATACAAGTTATTCAGCATATATAGATGGGCCTTAATAATGCTCTAATACCACCATGTGTTCTTTACCAGACTTGAGATAATTCAAATGATTAAAAGCAAGGTCAAGTCGTTgatgtatttattttttatcttaTATAAGCAGGATCACATTGATTCCTTAGGACATTCAACTTCCACAAGGAGCTCAGCTCAGAAAAGAACTAGAAATTCTAAGAACTCACCAAAATTGCGCAAAAGCCAAAACCTGACACAGGGACATATGCAACAGAGATTGCACCCTGGTTTGTCATCCAGTCAAAACCGTGCCACATCTCATTATGGTGCTGTTACTGGATTACGAACAACTAAAGATGGGATGTACCTTCTTAGCTCAGGTAAGTGAACTTGagttatattttttaaaagttcGCTTGTTATTTGTCAGTCATTGGTATATTATACCTAAAAGGATTAAATATGCACTAGTATTGTCAGTATATTGCTGCTACTAAGACAGGATTATCCTTCTCTTTAGGTTCTGATTCTCGTTTAAGGCTATGGGACATCGATTCTGGATGCAATACTTTGGTCAATTTTGAAGCTATGCGATTGCAGACTGGCAAGCCGTTACAATTAGCAGTCACTGAGGATCCGTCACTTGTATTTGTTCCATGCATGGCAAGCATCAAGGTGCGCCTGCTGTCTGTTAGTTTTTCAGTTTTAACTGTGCAATACTCTTGGGGGTTCACGTTTCACTATAATATATGGCTAGGCATACAATTTATGGTCTGGTATGACATTTCGGGCATTCCGGGGTCACTACGAACTTGTGAATTGCTGCTACTACAGCGAACAGGACCAAGTAAGTTTGCTTTGTTTATTATCTGTTTTAGGCGTGAATGTTTCAATATCTACTCTGTTTCTAAGTGTTCGGCAATGCAGGAACTTTATACTGGCAGCAATGATAGACAGATTCTTGTATGGTCTCCATCAACTCCAGCTTTTACTGAAATGGTATATCATCTATCCCTTGGTGCCCTGCAAGCCCTTATTTTGGGTTTGCCTGGCAAGCTCTACTCTCACGGTTTTGAGAATATAGCTTATCTTAGATAAATTCCTTTGTTGACACTACTAAAACTCGTACAGGAAGATGATGAGAAGCGGCAAGGGCTTTCTGCAGCTGATGAGGATAACTGGAGCGACTAAGAAGGCCTGTAccctttttttccctaaaacgGAAGGAGACTATTCGTGTATATTGAATTATTGATTGATGTGACGGATGTTAACAAGTCGAGGTTGTTAGCTCTTGTTAGCAGCCCCGAAAAGGTTGTACATTGACTTGTGAAATTTTGACAGTTCATTGCATAGTTGGTAAATTTTAGATTTAtctcaaaaggaaaaggatagaGGGATGTCTCGGACATGTTATTCGGCACTGGAGCCTTTTGAATTCACTTTGAAATGATTATGCGTGTTGATGCTTTACCCAAAATTCAGATAAATTTTCTTTGAGCAAATTGGCAGTAGCCTTTTGACTTGAAGAGTTCTTTGAGATGCTCCAGTCAGAAGGCCAGGGCCTGCATAACAAAACTGTTACTACTGAGAGAGAACACTAGGCTCAGAATCCTGGAAGATAGAGCCACGAGGAAGCCGAAACTGAGAATTCCTAGGAAACCAGACACCAACCAACCACGTATCACTCACGAGTCACGAGCACTAAAAAACGCATTCCATCAGACCGCTAAATAAACAGCACAACTATGATGTTCTTTTCCTCCCCGAATGCATCAGCTCGCTTATTTCAAAGATCAGGTTCGCATGGTGGTCAGAACCGGGACTTTATTTTCCATCCCAGTGTATTCAGAACAGGTGGCTTCTATTCCTACATAGCTCCCCCACGAGTTCCTAGGATAGGAAGATCTGTTGTATTGGTTCTCTTGCATAGttgcatgattacattgaacaGTTTGGAGCAACCAAGAAAACCAACCTAGACGACCAGGTTAAAAGTAGCGGAAAGAATGCAACAGAGCCTACTTCCATCAGTTACTAAGGATGTGAGCATATTATCCTGTTTCGCGGGGAGCATTAGCCAACTGGGCCTTTGTCTTTAGATCCTCTGACACCGCACGATGCCTGCAGCACCTCCGTAGCACAGCCATCTCTCACTACCTTTGTTCATGTTCCATCGCACTCGATGCAATGCGACGGATTTGGGAGGGAAGACCTCAAAGTCTTTAGGGGATTCACTGCCCTTGCTGTTCAATGTGCCATCATCCTCTTGCTCTGTAGGGCCAACTAAAACTATAGCACCTGCTTCTTGTTCTTCGCTGTGTCCATCTTGATCGCCAAGTTCAGGATTGACAACACCTGCTCCTCCTTCATTCTGTCCATCATCAAAATTATCGCCAGGTTCTGGATTTTCAGCACCTGCTCCTTGTTCTTCGTTGTGTCCATCATTTTGATCATCGCCAAGTGCTGGATTACCAATGACATTGCCTGCAGGCAGGGCCTGAACTATATTTTGGCACGGTTTTGGACCCTTTTTGTTCGCCACAGGAACATTTGGTAATGGAGATGTTTGCGGTCTGCTGCCAATCTTAATATTTTCTCCATCCTCTGATAATGATCCACAGAGGAAATAAGGAACACGGTTCCGCCCAGGTTCCTTCTCCCAGAACCTCGGAGTAAGCTACAGCAAGTCAAATGTTTGTTTAGAACACTGCAACTCAGAATGACAAGACATGATGCCAATAATGCCAACTAGAAAGTTCACCTGGAAGCACACAGCAGTACCATCTGCCCCACAGTAAAGCAGCACAACCTGCACATCGGCAAATAAATATTATGAATATAAGGATCAGTACAAACAGTTGGCACTTTGAGATGCTGTAGGCTGTAGTTTCTTAGGTTACCAAGAATCAGGCAACAAGCTACACTCCTGATTCTAAAAGAGAAGCTGATGCTGTTTTGGAAAGCTACTGGAACCAGTTCGTCAaccttttatgtctggtagtgATTTCAGGTAAGATAGATTATTTTTTGTGTTGTGATGTCTGTTCTGACCAAAGCTGGTGATCCCAgcagctcttttttttttctgcttcaTACTGTTCTTTTCAGACCTTGTTTCTGCCTATCGTCTAAAAAACACTACAAGTATTTGAATCCACTATCATCCGTTGAACTATGTATCAACGATCAAATAGCAAACTAATAATTTCATGAGAGGTAAACCAATATGGTAGAGTTCTGCATGGAGACCTGCTTGAATTTCTATTAGCACCAAGTCCATCTTTGATATTTAGATTCAAGAAACACAGGTGATATCGACATTAAATTTATTACTTATTTTATACGATAATTCCTCCAATATGATTTTAAACTACAAATAAACTGACTGCTACTTTTAGGAACTTTATCATTCAGTACCGCTTAAGAAGGATACAGACAATGGTTATAACAGATACAATTACTGAAAAGTACCTGTAGTGTCTGAGGCGTGGACACTCCAAATCAAATATTCTGATAACTGATAAGTTGCAACGCCCTGATTTTTTGTTCCAACAAATGGCCTTCCAGTGGCTGGGACATCATTTGCAATCCGGGGCAAGCTCAGAAACTTCAATGTACCATCTTCCATTGAGATGACAATCCCCCTGAAAACATATGACAATAAATATAACATTAGGATAATGATGATTCTAGTAAACGAAACAGAAAAAATCCAGTAGCCTGTGCATATAAACAGAAATATGGTACATAGAATTTTACTGGACTGCCTAAGCATCACAAGTGTTTCTCCAGCTGGAAAGTGCTAGCCAATCAATGTAAAGCCGCAATGAATAAGATGAAACAAAAGTAGCCTAAGTACCTTGCGCTGTTCATTTTTCTCATGAAAACTATAATGTCTTTATCAAGTACTCCCAACATCCCTTAATATTTCACGTTACATCAAACAATAAAGAATGGAAGTAGTAAGAGATACCAGATAAAAAATTCCATTCACATTGTCTGTGTCCTACAACACCGATAGGCTaatgcttgcagttgcaggtgaTAGAAGATCCACATAAGAATAAACGTAAGGCGATGATCCTATCATATTCCAGAATCcccttgagaaagaaaatgcaAACAATGGACCTTATTTAATAACATTACGTTTAATATACATGAACAGCATTTAGTGATGCTTTGAATTGTGAGTTAGATCAACGACCTTGTAAGGAATTAAGTTCTGATCCATCAAAGGGAGCAAGTATTGGATAATATAAAAGGTACATAGGCATGCTAAAGCATTAGTGTTTAAAAACATGTAAATATTGCAAGCTGAAAAACTTATAATTCATAAGTGTTGAGAAAACCATCTATGTGGACTGAGATGCCTGCTTTAGCATGCTAACAGAAACAACAGGACCCATGTGTTGCATAGTGTTATGGCAAGTGGGCCGGCCGCAGGCTTAGGCCCACGAGCACTGTAGCTCGTGAACAGTGCCGCGAATAGGAGTAGTTGGTTTGTTAGGAAGGAGATAAGTTAGATGGATTTGGTTAGAGATAAGGTTGTTAGAGAGATAAGGTTGTTTAGATTAGATTGAGTCTGTTAGATGGCTGGCTATATAAGCACAGCCGCACCATCCATTGTAACgaaggaagaagtagaggattaATCTCAGAGCCTCCAGCGTGAGGGTGAGATCCCATCTCCTACCTTCCCTATCTCAGTAAAGTAACCATATCACATAATGATGCAAATAAACCCATTTCTAAAATCTATTTCAACTAAGTGTTTAATAACAAGAAAAATAAGCTAAATaattaaagaaaaaacaagCTAAATTCAACCAATGTCTAGATACTGAAGGTTAATAAAATTGTGCCTAGCCAAGAAGCAAAGCAAATTTGTGCCAATAAGATTATTTACTGATAAACTCTATAATGGAAATAAGTACTACCTTCCATCCTTTAACCACTGAAGACTTAATACAGCCCTTGGAGCAGTAGTTAGCTCCCAAAGAGGACGGTATGGATCTCTGCAAGAGTTTCATGGCATCAAAATCATCAGTAATCAAATATCACGGTTaagtgaaagaagaaaacacaAGACAAGCACACGTGTGCGCACAAGTGTCAGAGGAAGAGCACTCCAAAAGTTGAAACGGAGGTAGTGAACCCAACAGCTATATCATGTATTTGTTAAGGTTAATGTAAAGAAGCCTGTTCATAGTGTGGTCAAACTCGTGAGGTTGCCCATCAAACTTAATTCAAGACAAAACAAATAATTTCAGCACACAGTACTTAGACACTATCCTGAAAAAATGGTAGTAGATTGTTGAAAGAAGGATTGTGAATCAAGGGTATCCAGTATGTTTTTCTTCCTGTAAAGTTTCTCCCGCTATACATCCAAGACAAAAACAAACAGTAACAAGAGTGCACGTTATCACCTAATAAGTACAATGCTTTTGAAGAAGCTTTAGTTGACACACAACTAGACAAGAAAACTTTATCAGTATCAATTACGCTGGATTTTTATAAACAGCATTAGTCCTTTTGAGAACAACAGTCTATGGATTTGGtgtattatttattattttgcctCAAACATCTCAAAAGAAAGTATGAAGATGGACATGATTCTTCAATACGAGTGAAATGTTTTCAGTTCATAGAGTTAGACAATGAGGAAAGAATAGGACAGGCTCAATTCATTAGATAGCTCCTCAGTAAAAGTTAACAAAAAGGATTAAACAAATGAGTCAGATAAGCCTAGAAGGACATGTCCATATACCGAAGATACGTATGTACATACCTTAAATCCCAGAACTTTAGACCATCTGCTCCAGCAGTAACAAAGGTATTTATGTTTTCGTCGCTGTTGAAAGACTCAAGTTAGGACTGGCTTAACTTTTTAAATGGAACATGAGAAAAATACTGCAGTACCTTATATAAGGTGCCCAAGAAAGAGCTCTAATGGGAACAGATTCAGCAATGACGCACATAAAAGGTTTTGAATCTGTGCATTCAGTAGAAAAATGGTTAAGTTTaatcaaaatcaaaataaaatgaTAAATATGTAGTTCAGGTCTTCAGGAATAAGATTATTATCAAAGTGGTAAATAGACCAATTCCAGAGCAACACATATTTGTTGAAGATAAGTTATAGAAAGCCTTGGAAAATGGAACTATCTAATTACCTTGTGATGACAGGTTCATTGAGAAGTTCCATAAAGCAACCTAGAACATCGAAATACAACATACTTTcagaaataacaactcaaaataAAAGTTAAAAGTCACAGGGTTTGAGTGAAGGAAACAATTCTCTACTAGAGGAAAATATACCGTTCCATCATGACAACCCGCCAATATCATATCATGAGGAGGAGAAGGTGACCAATCAACTGTCAAGGGAATGCTGTTTACCATTATAAAGAGGTAATGGCTTCAAAAGGAATATTCATGCTGAGGAATATAACAGAAAGTAAAAAACATGCAATCTAGCTTTATCAGCAAAAGTATCAATCACATAGTTAAAACTTAAAAAGTAATGTACCTTTGTCTGTTCCCGCACTTCACTTTGACACACCTAAATACAGGTTGTAGCTTTAGAAAACGAGGGTCGGAACCCTCTACCTTAGAGGGGGAATATATTTTCTGGATCATGCATGGTGATGGAACTTCCCACCTGTGCACAACAATGAAGTTAAGTACGTGTGCATTCATGTAGCAAATAAAAATGTTGTTCTAGCATAGCAACAGGTTGCCTAACTCACACTTCAAGAGAGCCATTCCCCAACAATACTGCAAGGAAACCCAGGCGTGATTTCTGTTCAGGCTGACTTACTACAGGAGGCTTCCATTTGATATCCCAAGCAACTTTGCCGTTGTGAGCTAAACACAAGACAAGCCTTGGTAGAGCAATGTCTTTTGGGATTGGAGAAGAGTTTGAGTTTTCTACACTACAAAACATATTGACATCTTCCCTTGGTTCCTTGAGTGGTACGAGTTCTGTAGCTTCCACTTCATCAATAAGCCTATCACTGTTCTTGAAATTGGGTGCAACTTGATTTGTTTGTGCATTTTCGTTACAATGAGAAGTAACATTGGCTGCAATCCTTTCATTTAGTTTCATGCCTTCACAATTAACAATTCCATTGTTAGCTTGAATCAAACCAGCCTCATCAGCCATGTCTTCACTTCTAGGTGGTCCGGTTGTCATAGGTGTGAGAAATCTCTCCATTGTGTGTGTTTCATCACCAACAGATGTGCTAGTACTCTCATTTGAAGCAGGTATCCTTTGAGGTTGCCCCCCACCTTTCCTGGGGCATGGTCCATTCATACAATTTTCAACCAAGATCACAGGATCGCTCGACTTTTGAGTTGTCTTTGTTTTTTGTTCTTTGCCACTAAAATCTGTAAAATGACTGTGCACAGTTGAAACAAGCTTCTTCCTAGAACCACTTCCTCTTTTGGTACTTGATTCTTCCTTAAAATTTGCATTATATAAGCCATGCCCTGGTGATGCAGCATCAGATGGTACAACACCCGCATGAACACCAGATTTCTCAACACCAAGCCCACTTGAACCAATCGAACCAAGATTACTTGCTATAAATTCACCATCACTCTTGACCAAAGATGTGAGATTGTTGTCACTGGGAAGTACAGATGTTGTCACTGGGAAGTTGGCATCAGAAGCCACTAAACAACTAGTTCCAACAGAAAGCAGACTCTTCTTAGGCCTTCCTCTTCCCTTCCTACCACTTGACTCCCTTGATTTAGGTGAAATCTTGATAGGCTGTAAAGAATCACCTGAAAGAGCGCCTCGGTGTACATTGTCCTCAAAGTTTAACATGCTAGCAGAACAAAGGCCACTTGTCACTGATACCATCTTCAGTAAAGCACTTTCAACAGAGGCTGTTGCACCATTTAGTTGTCTGGAACACATGCTCCGTGATTCAACACCAGAAACAACTGGGGAACATAGTGCATCAGaaattgttttcttattttgtgCTCTACTCCTCTGACCTTTCGACTTCTGACAAGTTGCAGTAGTTGAAGATGTAAATAGTGATGCTGAATCAACTGCAACAATGCTTAAATTAGACTCTGTGCAAGCAGTGTGGTCCAAACTGCATTCTGATGAAACAGGCTGACCAGTTGTATGTTTCCCTAATTCAATATCAGTATCTGAATACTTTTGAGGCCTCACCCGTGTCCTCTTTGGTTGCTTACGAGTGGCAGTATTTGGAGATGGTTCTATGCATGCACTTTCTTTTACTACAGTGGCAGGCGAACTGGTCACTTTTTGAACAATTGGCAAAGCTGCATCAACTGCAACAATACTTAAATTAGCATTAAACTCTGTGCAAACTGTCTCTTGCCCTAAATCAACATCAGCGCCTGAAACAGATTTATAGTTGATTGGAACTGGATACTTTCGAGGCCTCCCACATTGTCTCTTTGGTTTTGCACAGATTGCAGTTGTTGGAGATGGCTCTCTGCACACATCTTCTTTTGATACAGCACCAGATGGACCTGTTAGAGGCTGACAAGTTGTCTCTTCCCCTAAATCAACATCAGCGCCTGAAGCAGATTTGTCGTTGATCGGAACCGGATACTTTCGAGGCCTCCCACGTGGTCTCTTTGGTTTGGCACAGGTTGCAGTTGTTGGAGAAGGCTCTGTACACTCATCTTTGGATACAGCACCAGATGAACCTGTCAGTTTGTCACTTGGGATTTTCCTAGGTCGCCCTCTACCTCTTTTTGGAGTTGATTCCACAGGATTCATGGTTGGCAAGGCATAAGCCAATGGAAGGTCGTCGGGAATACCTGTTGAAGTGGCAAGAGGATCAAACAGAACAATATCCTGACATCCACTATTTTGGGATGAATCTTCCAATTTACCAATTGGCAGTGGATATTTTCTCGGTCTGCCTCTTGGTCTTTTTGGAACAGGTTCCATCTGATCATTACAAGGTCTCTTTCTTGGCCTCCCCCTTGGCTTTGGTGGGTTGGATGAACAACCAACAGAATTAGTCCCATCTGGTATTTTTCTAGGTCTTCCTCTCCGACTAATACTATTGCATGCATCCAGTGGCCGACGAGAATGTGCGTCTTCAAATGGTGCTAAGAGACACCAAACTTGAATAATACCTCTCCCGGTTAAGGGCATACCAATTTTATGGTAAGAAGAACCAGGAGGGTGAGCAGCAACAGCAAGATACTGCAAAGGATAGAATACATGAAATAGGATCATGAGCTCCAGTTAACATTTTGATAAGTTCACATTACTCTTTCAGTTTGGACTGATATGAAACGTAACTATTAGCATAACTGCtatacacaaaaaaaaaactatataccTGCAACCATGTAATCATCCTGCGCGTAAAGACAAACTCAAGAAAACAATTGCACTGGGTTTAAAGGTGCATATACCACCCTAATGTTTGAACTTCAGTAAGGCTACTACCAATTGGTAGTATCATGCACATTTGTTGTGCGCcacataggatttttttttgtttgacatGACAAGCAACAATTCATTGACTCTGGGAACCTAGGAAACAACAATACGATACTGAGCATTGGAAGggttgtttcaaaaaaaaacaaaggtaaTGCTctcatttgagaaaaaaaaatgctctCCTTGTGATGTGGCAGTCTTGGATATAGCAACATAATAATATGCATTGGACGTAGACTCAATGCATCATTGAGTGGTGAGCTCAGGACCTACTTGCCATGTTATGGGAGCTATAGTTTTTCTGAATGACAAACTTCGGTGTTATCCAATTACATTATCCCTGGATACTGGATAACAAAATTCTTTCAGACAAATTTAAACTTTCCACAGTCCATAATGTTAACTACTAGGTTCATGGTCATCAAG
This window encodes:
- the LOC101766663 gene encoding DNA excision repair protein ERCC-8 isoform X1, whose translation is MWLEEVRGRERGELRARRFEAAARARRAASLALSNRKEFATPHHGAVNSLQVDLTEGRYLLSGASDGSAAVFDVLNATDCEAGFIAKHKHILLVDKQHQNGHKFAISAAVWYPVDTGLFVTASFDQYVKVWDTNSTQVVMDFKMPGKVFTAAMSPIATTQMLIATGSADVQVRLCDIASGAFTHTLSGHRDGIMSLEWSASSEWILMSGGCDGAIRFWDIRRAGCFRVLDQSQSQLGRRPPLLKSTPENQDHIDSLGHSTSTRSSAQKRTRNSKNSPKLRKSQNLTQGHMQQRLHPGLSSSQNRATSHYGAVTGLRTTKDGMYLLSSGSDSRLRLWDIDSGCNTLVNFEAMRLQTGKPLQLAVTEDPSLVFVPCMASIKAYNLWSGMTFRAFRGHYELVNCCYYSEQDQELYTGSNDRQILVWSPSTPAFTEMEDDEKRQGLSAADEDNWSD
- the LOC101766663 gene encoding DNA excision repair protein ERCC-8 isoform X2, with amino-acid sequence MWLEEVRGRERGELRARRFEAAARARRAASLALSNRKEFATPHHGAVNSLQVDLTEGRYLLSGASDGSAAVFDVLNATDCEAGFIAKHKHILLVDKQHQNGHKFAISAAVWYPVDTGLFVTASFDQYVKVWDTNSTQVVMDFKMPGKVFTAAMSPIATTQMLIATGSADVQVRLCDIASGAFTHTLSGHRDGIMSLEWSASSEWILMSGGCDGAIRFWDIRRAGCFRVLDQSQSQLGRRPPLLKSTPENDHIDSLGHSTSTRSSAQKRTRNSKNSPKLRKSQNLTQGHMQQRLHPGLSSSQNRATSHYGAVTGLRTTKDGMYLLSSGSDSRLRLWDIDSGCNTLVNFEAMRLQTGKPLQLAVTEDPSLVFVPCMASIKAYNLWSGMTFRAFRGHYELVNCCYYSEQDQELYTGSNDRQILVWSPSTPAFTEMEDDEKRQGLSAADEDNWSD
- the LOC101768418 gene encoding uncharacterized protein LOC101768418; the encoded protein is MAVPPETTEAPPPPEYREGTTKDGVEVCLFDESADGFSRAVRAISELADLEPEPDFTEAEVERLASSITFLREWRHFSYEPKDVSFNNGIESTSSRDDMHSITLTQFSSVSVPQITQQEDRKDNTVSFDFMLFAGGNVWALDWCPSLCDKSGSSINCEYLAVAAHPPGSSYHKIGMPLTGRGIIQVWCLLAPFEDAHSRRPLDACNSISRRGRPRKIPDGTNSVGCSSNPPKPRGRPRKRPCNDQMEPVPKRPRGRPRKYPLPIGKLEDSSQNSGCQDIVLFDPLATSTGIPDDLPLAYALPTMNPVESTPKRGRGRPRKIPSDKLTGSSGAVSKDECTEPSPTTATCAKPKRPRGRPRKYPVPINDKSASGADVDLGEETTCQPLTGPSGAVSKEDVCREPSPTTAICAKPKRQCGRPRKYPVPINYKSVSGADVDLGQETVCTEFNANLSIVAVDAALPIVQKVTSSPATVVKESACIEPSPNTATRKQPKRTRVRPQKYSDTDIELGKHTTGQPVSSECSLDHTACTESNLSIVAVDSASLFTSSTTATCQKSKGQRSRAQNKKTISDALCSPVVSGVESRSMCSRQLNGATASVESALLKMVSVTSGLCSASMLNFEDNVHRGALSGDSLQPIKISPKSRESSGRKGRGRPKKSLLSVGTSCLVASDANFPVTTSVLPSDNNLTSLVKSDGEFIASNLGSIGSSGLGVEKSGVHAGVVPSDAASPGHGLYNANFKEESSTKRGSGSRKKLVSTVHSHFTDFSGKEQKTKTTQKSSDPVILVENCMNGPCPRKGGGQPQRIPASNESTSTSVGDETHTMERFLTPMTTGPPRSEDMADEAGLIQANNGIVNCEGMKLNERIAANVTSHCNENAQTNQVAPNFKNSDRLIDEVEATELVPLKEPREDVNMFCSVENSNSSPIPKDIALPRLVLCLAHNGKVAWDIKWKPPVVSQPEQKSRLGFLAVLLGNGSLEVWEVPSPCMIQKIYSPSKVEGSDPRFLKLQPVFRCVKVKCGNRQSIPLTVDWSPSPPHDMILAGCHDGTVALWNFSMNLSSQDSKPFMCVIAESVPIRALSWAPYISDENINTFVTAGADGLKFWDLRDPYRPLWELTTAPRAVLSLQWLKDGRGIVISMEDGTLKFLSLPRIANDVPATGRPFVGTKNQGVATYQLSEYLIWSVHASDTTGCAALLWGRWYCCVLPAYSEVLGEGTWAEPCSLFPLWIIIRGWRKY